The stretch of DNA GCAGAACGATGTCTATCGAGGTAAAGCCAAGAAAAATAATTTTAGATTTAGCCGTTACTTTAGATGGTTTTATTGAAGGGAAAAATGGAGAAGTTGATTGGTGCATTATGGACCCGGACATGGGATTTATTAATTTCTTAAATCAAATTGATACAATTTTATATGGAAGAAAGAGCTATGATTTATGGGGGCAATTTACACCAGAATCAGAAGATGATGCTGAAAAAGAAATGTGGGAAGCAGTACATAGTAAACAAAAATATGTCTTTACCAGAACACAAACAGGGACTGATAATAATGCAATATTTATAAATGATCAGGTCGTTGAAGAAGTCAATAAATTAAAGAATATTCCTGGTAAAGACATCTGGTTATATGGTGGGGCCAGCCTTATAACAAGTTTTATGAATTTAGGTCTTGTTGATGAATTTAGATTATCTGTTCACCCGGTTATTTTGGGAGAAGGAAAACCGTTGTTTATTGACATAAAAGAGAGGGTAAATTTGAAATTGGTTCATACAAGATCATTCTCCTCTGGAGTTGTCCAGTTAATCTACCATTTTAAGAGGGATTGACTATATACATCTTCACCAAATTTATTGGTGCCTGTTTCTTGTCGAATTTGACAAGTTACAGGCACCTTTTTATGTTTAATAGTAAGGATGTTTTTTTTTACCAATAGGAACTTTAGAACATTACTAAAATATCATATGGAGATAATTAAGAATTTAAAGTATGATTAAAAATGAGAAAATTTTTACTACTTTAATTAATTAAGGAACCTACAATATGATCCATTGAAAACTACCAATTAGGAGGATTTATGAGATTTCGAACGAAGCTCTATGCAAGCATTGGTTCATTGCTATTGTTCATTACGATTATCGTTATGATTTTAATGAACATGCTTGAACAATCGACTGTTAAAATGAACGTTGTCATTAATGATTTAAATGAGAGAATCGAAATTGCTTCTACGATTAAAGACGAGACTTCAATAACAACAAATGTGTTAAATGCCTTATTGAAAAATCGTGAAGCGGCAATCAATTTAGACTTGATGAATGCATGGGAAAATTCAAATTCAGACTTACAACTGGCGATTGAGTCACTAGAGAAAAAGGACACCCAAGAGAAATCCCAGGAACTCATTGGTAAACTTAAAATCCTACATGAATCTTATCGAAATATGGGTGAGCAAGCGTTACTGGAAAGAAAAATCAATCCTAACGCTGAACTTACTCCTGCTTTTTTGACTGATATTGAACAATTCGGGTCTAGGAGGGCTCAACTGGCTGAACTGCTTCATGGCTTACAAGAACAAGAGATGAAGGATGAACTGTTACGTTCAAAAGATACCTATAATTGGGCAGTTGAAAATATATACATCTACCTTGTAATCGGCTTAATCATCGGTATCAGTTTTGCCATATGGATCATAAAAAGCACCAGCAACAATCTTAACAAGGTTACAGACGTAATGAAACAGGCAACCGCCAGTGATTTTGATACATTACCACGTATTGAAATTTCCTCAAAAGGGGAACTGAGTGAAATCGCTATGGCCTTTAATAAAATGGCTAATGCACTTGAGAAACATAGTAGAAACGAGAAACAAGTAATAGAAGAAGCAGAAGAATTGAGTTGGCTGAATACCAAAATTGCTAAAATCGCAACACTTTATCCGGAAGTAGAAAATGTCCAGATGCTAGCCAGTATGCTAATTACAAAGTTAGTACCTATGGTGGGAGCAAGCTACGGTGTCTTCTATTTAAAGGAAGTGAACAAAAGTGGCCAGTATTTAACAAGAATGTCTTCCTTTGCCTCTATGGGTGGGGACCAGGAACGAAAGCAATTTCGTTTAGGAGAGGGATTAATTGGGCAATGTGCACTTTTAAAGCGTCCGATTCATTTAAACGAAGTTCCAGACGATTATCTGAAAATTGGTTCAGGTCTGGGAGAAGCTTCACCTAAATCCATTATGATTTTACCAGTATTATTTGAAGACCAGGTACTTGCCGTGATTGAAATTGCCTCTTTTGAGGCGTTAACCCCGTTACATATAAAGCTGCTTGAAAAAGTAAATAACAATTTAGGGATTAAGATCAATAGTATTATCAACCACATGAAGGTAGAACAATTATTGCAAGAATCACAAGCCCTGACGGAAGAATTACAAGCCCAATCTGAGGAACTTCAGATGCAGCAAGAAGAGTTAAGAACAACAAATGAAAAACTAGAGGAACAGTATGAAGCATCTAAACAGAAGAATTTCGAAATACAAGAGGTTAGTGCGGCGCTAGAAGAAAAGGCACAGCAGCTGGAACTTAGTTCTAAATATAAATCTGAGTTTCTAGCAAATATGTCACATGAATTAAGAACGCCTCTGAATAGTTTGCTCATTCTAGCACAAATCCTCTCTGAAAATGGAGAAGGGAATCTGACACCTAAGCAACAGGAATATATTAAAACCATTTACTCTTCCGGTAATGATTTATTGAACCTAATCAATGATATTTTAGATTTGGCAAAGGTAGAGTCTGGAAAACTAGATTTGATTTCAAAAGAAGTAGAATTAAATGAGGTGAGAGATTTTATTTATCATCAATTCTCACCGCTTGCAAATCTTAAGAAGGTTCATTTTACAATCGAAATGGAAAGCGATTTGCCAAAGACTTTCATAAGTGATGAACAACGATTGCAGCAAATCCTAAAAAATCTTCTATCCAATGCGTTTAAATTTACGGAAAGTGGCAGTGTCTCCTTACAAATCCGCGAGGTCATGAAACACTTTACGGAGAAAATAGGGGAAGAACATCAAGCCGAAATGATGCTTGCTTTTTCCGTCAAGGATACTGGTATTGGCATTGAAAAAGAAAAACATGAGACGATTTTTGATGCCTTTAGACAAGCCGATGGAACGACCAGCCGCCAATATGGCGGAACGGGATTAGGCCTATCCATTAGCCGGAATATGGCGCAGTTATTAGGCGGGTTTATAGAAGTTTCAAGTGAAATGGGCAAAGGTAGTACATTTACGTTATACTTGCCAAACCGTCAAATGAATAGCAAACTAGTAAAACTGTCTAGGGCTCGAACGGAAGCAGCGGTCAGTTTAGAAGAGAATTATTTAGTGAACTCCAATGATCAAGTTTTCAGGGAAGAGCCAATGATCAAACATGGAAAATCGATTCTGAAAAACAAGAAAGTTCTTATCGTCGATGATGATATTCGTAATGTATATGCCTTAACGATTGCGCTTGAAAATCATGATATGGAGATTTTGGTTGCGGAAAACGGCAGAGAAGCGTTGGACGTACTAAAGGATCATCCTACTACCGACCTGATTTTAATGGACATTATGATGCCTGAGATGGATGGGTTTGAAGCGATCCAACATATCCGTAAGATAAGCAAATTTGAAACCATCCCGATCATCGCCCTTACTGCAAAGGCGATGAAACACAGCAAAGAAGAATGCCTGGAGGCAGGCGCAACCGATTATATTAGTAAGCCGATTAACTTGGACCAGTTGTTCTCGTTAATGCAAGTTTGGCTGTTCACGAAGGAGGGGTAATAATCGCAAAGGTAGAATCGCAAGAATCTTCTAATCTAGTACAGGCTGAAGAAATCGAGAAAATTGAAATCGATTTATTACTAGAGGCTATGTTTCGCTATTACGGCTATGATTTTCGAAACTATGCCTTTCCTTTTATCCAAAGGAGGATTAACCATCGCGTTCAGATTGAGAGACTTTCAAGTATATCGGCCTTGCAGGAAAAAATCCTTCGTGAACCTGGTTTGATGGCAAGTGTACTTTCCGACTTTTCAATCAATGTGACCGAGATGTTTCGGGATCCAAGTTTTTTTAAGAGTATTCGGACAAAGGTGGTCCCTTTACTAAAGGATTATCCTTCGATTAAAATTTGGCATGTTGGATGTTCTTCAGGTGAGGAAGTGTATTCCATGGCGATACTCCTGCATGAAGAAGGAATCTACGATAAAACAAGAATCTATGCAACCGATATAAATAAGACTATTCTCGAAAAAGCAAAACAGGGTACCTTTCCGTTAGAAGGGATGAAAACCTATACCAAAAACTATATTGAAGCAGGAGGGAAACGGGCCTTTTCTGAATATTATAAAGCCATTGATGATAAGGTTTGTTTCCATCCCTTTCTTCAGAAAAATATGGTTTTTGCCCAGCATAATGTGGTATCCGATCATTCATTTAACGAGTTTGATATGATTATATGCCGAAATGTTCTCATCTATTTTAATAAGAAACTTCAAAATGATGTTCATCAATTAATATATGAAAGCCTGAGTACCTCGGGTTTTCTTGGTTTAGGAAAAAGAGAGGGGGTCAAATTTACACGTTATGAAGACTGTTACGGAGAATTTGATGGACCCGAAAGGCTCTATCGAAAAACTAAATAATACATCTGCTCAAAAGGTGAATATCTTAATGGTGGATGATCATCCAGAAAACCTTCTGGCATTAGAAGCAGTACTCACTTCACCAAACTACAATCTTATTAGCGCCCATTCAGGAAAAGAAGCATTAAAATGCATGCTTCAACATGATTTTGCAGTCATTTTACTAGACGTTCAAATGCCTGGACTTAATGGCTTTGATACGGCCAAACTTATAAAGGCGAGAGAAAAAACAAAAAATATCCCAATCATTTTTATTACAGCGATTAGTCAAGATATGGAACATGTTCATCAAGGATACTCCGTTGGTGCGATCGATTATATTTTCAAACCCTTTGCGCCGGAAACATTGAAAAAGAAAATTGAGCAGTTTGTTAAAATCCATCAAAATCATCAAGAAACAATCATTCAAACGGATCTAGGACATTTGCTTGAGCTGAATAAGGTCAACAAAAGGCTGGATAGAACCACCCTAAATTTACGTCGGACAGAGGCATTATCAAGAGCCGTAAGTGAAACGATAACCGATACGATTGTCACGTTTGATACTCAAGGTTGTATTCTTTCCGTGAATCCGGCCGTCACTAGGATGTTTGGATACGAGGCAAAGGAATTGATGGAAAAACACGTTCTGACGCTTTTTCCTAAATGGGAGGATGAAGTATTATTTGACTCATCACGCTCATTCCTTTCTACCATTAGACAATCGGTAGGAAAAATCATAG from Neobacillus sp. CF12 encodes:
- a CDS encoding dihydrofolate reductase family protein; protein product: MSIEVKPRKIILDLAVTLDGFIEGKNGEVDWCIMDPDMGFINFLNQIDTILYGRKSYDLWGQFTPESEDDAEKEMWEAVHSKQKYVFTRTQTGTDNNAIFINDQVVEEVNKLKNIPGKDIWLYGGASLITSFMNLGLVDEFRLSVHPVILGEGKPLFIDIKERVNLKLVHTRSFSSGVVQLIYHFKRD
- a CDS encoding protein-glutamate O-methyltransferase CheR; the protein is MEKIEIDLLLEAMFRYYGYDFRNYAFPFIQRRINHRVQIERLSSISALQEKILREPGLMASVLSDFSINVTEMFRDPSFFKSIRTKVVPLLKDYPSIKIWHVGCSSGEEVYSMAILLHEEGIYDKTRIYATDINKTILEKAKQGTFPLEGMKTYTKNYIEAGGKRAFSEYYKAIDDKVCFHPFLQKNMVFAQHNVVSDHSFNEFDMIICRNVLIYFNKKLQNDVHQLIYESLSTSGFLGLGKREGVKFTRYEDCYGEFDGPERLYRKTK
- a CDS encoding response regulator, which encodes MRFRTKLYASIGSLLLFITIIVMILMNMLEQSTVKMNVVINDLNERIEIASTIKDETSITTNVLNALLKNREAAINLDLMNAWENSNSDLQLAIESLEKKDTQEKSQELIGKLKILHESYRNMGEQALLERKINPNAELTPAFLTDIEQFGSRRAQLAELLHGLQEQEMKDELLRSKDTYNWAVENIYIYLVIGLIIGISFAIWIIKSTSNNLNKVTDVMKQATASDFDTLPRIEISSKGELSEIAMAFNKMANALEKHSRNEKQVIEEAEELSWLNTKIAKIATLYPEVENVQMLASMLITKLVPMVGASYGVFYLKEVNKSGQYLTRMSSFASMGGDQERKQFRLGEGLIGQCALLKRPIHLNEVPDDYLKIGSGLGEASPKSIMILPVLFEDQVLAVIEIASFEALTPLHIKLLEKVNNNLGIKINSIINHMKVEQLLQESQALTEELQAQSEELQMQQEELRTTNEKLEEQYEASKQKNFEIQEVSAALEEKAQQLELSSKYKSEFLANMSHELRTPLNSLLILAQILSENGEGNLTPKQQEYIKTIYSSGNDLLNLINDILDLAKVESGKLDLISKEVELNEVRDFIYHQFSPLANLKKVHFTIEMESDLPKTFISDEQRLQQILKNLLSNAFKFTESGSVSLQIREVMKHFTEKIGEEHQAEMMLAFSVKDTGIGIEKEKHETIFDAFRQADGTTSRQYGGTGLGLSISRNMAQLLGGFIEVSSEMGKGSTFTLYLPNRQMNSKLVKLSRARTEAAVSLEENYLVNSNDQVFREEPMIKHGKSILKNKKVLIVDDDIRNVYALTIALENHDMEILVAENGREALDVLKDHPTTDLILMDIMMPEMDGFEAIQHIRKISKFETIPIIALTAKAMKHSKEECLEAGATDYISKPINLDQLFSLMQVWLFTKEG